One window from the genome of Mycolicibacterium gadium encodes:
- the argS gene encoding arginine--tRNA ligase translates to MTPADLAELLKTTAAAVLSEHGLDSAALPDTVTVERPRNPEHGDYATNLALQLGKKVGANPRELAGWLAAALTQTDGIAAADVAGPGFVNLRLDASAQGVIVNNVLDAGADYGHSEELKAQNINLEFVSANPTGPIHIGGTRWAAVGDALGRLLSTQGASVLREYYFNDHGAQIDRFSNSLIAAAKGEPPPEDGYAGEYIKDIAAQVVAKEPDVLSLPDHEMQETFRAIGVDLMFSHIKASLHEFGTDFDVYTHEDSMHTSGRVEQAIAKLRDAGKVYEKDGAVWLRTTDFGDDKDRVVIKSDGAPAYVAADIAYYLDKRERGFDLCIYMLGADHHGYIARLKAIASSLGEDPATVEVLIGQMVNLVRDGQPVRMSKRAGTVITLDDLVDAIGVDAARYSLIRSSVDTPIDIDLALWSSASNENPVYYVQYAHARLSALARNAAELGLAASTEHLELLTHDKEGVLIRNLGEFPRVLKTAATLREPHRVSRYLEDLAGDYHRFYDSCRVLPQGDEAPNDLHSARLALCEATRQVIANGLGILGVSAPERM, encoded by the coding sequence GTGACCCCAGCCGACTTGGCCGAGCTGCTCAAGACCACCGCGGCCGCGGTGCTTTCTGAGCACGGACTCGACAGCGCCGCGCTACCGGACACGGTCACCGTCGAGCGCCCGCGTAACCCCGAGCATGGCGATTACGCCACGAATCTGGCACTCCAGCTGGGCAAAAAGGTCGGCGCGAACCCACGCGAGCTGGCCGGCTGGTTGGCGGCCGCGCTGACGCAGACCGACGGCATCGCCGCCGCCGACGTCGCGGGGCCCGGCTTCGTCAATCTGCGTCTCGACGCCTCCGCCCAGGGCGTGATCGTCAACAACGTTCTCGACGCGGGCGCGGACTACGGGCACTCCGAGGAGCTGAAGGCCCAGAACATCAACCTGGAGTTCGTCTCGGCGAACCCGACGGGGCCGATCCACATCGGCGGCACCCGCTGGGCCGCCGTCGGCGACGCGCTGGGCCGGCTGCTCTCGACGCAGGGCGCGTCCGTGTTACGCGAGTACTACTTCAACGACCACGGCGCCCAGATCGACCGGTTCTCCAACTCGCTGATCGCAGCGGCCAAGGGTGAGCCGCCGCCCGAGGACGGCTACGCCGGCGAGTACATCAAAGACATTGCCGCACAAGTGGTTGCCAAGGAACCCGACGTCCTGAGCCTGCCCGACCACGAAATGCAGGAGACCTTCCGCGCCATCGGGGTCGACCTGATGTTCAGTCATATCAAGGCCTCATTGCACGAGTTCGGCACGGACTTCGACGTCTACACCCACGAAGACTCTATGCACACGTCGGGGCGCGTCGAGCAGGCGATCGCCAAGCTGCGCGACGCGGGCAAGGTGTACGAGAAGGACGGCGCAGTCTGGTTGCGCACCACCGACTTCGGCGACGACAAGGACCGCGTCGTCATCAAGAGCGACGGTGCGCCGGCCTACGTCGCCGCCGACATCGCCTACTACCTAGATAAGCGCGAGCGCGGCTTTGACCTGTGCATCTACATGCTCGGCGCCGACCACCACGGTTACATCGCCCGACTCAAGGCCATCGCGTCCTCGCTTGGTGAGGATCCCGCCACGGTTGAGGTGCTGATCGGGCAGATGGTCAACCTGGTCCGCGACGGCCAGCCGGTGCGGATGAGTAAGCGCGCCGGCACCGTGATCACCCTCGATGACCTTGTGGACGCGATCGGCGTCGACGCCGCCCGGTACTCGCTGATCCGCTCCTCGGTGGACACCCCCATCGACATCGATCTGGCGTTGTGGTCGTCGGCGTCCAACGAAAACCCCGTCTACTACGTGCAATACGCGCACGCACGCCTCTCTGCTCTGGCTCGGAACGCCGCCGAGCTCGGCCTTGCCGCGAGCACCGAGCACCTCGAGTTGCTGACGCACGATAAAGAGGGCGTGCTGATCCGCAACCTTGGCGAGTTCCCCCGTGTGCTGAAAACCGCTGCGACTCTGCGTGAACCGCACCGCGTCTCCCGTTACCTCGAAGACTTGGCCGGTGACTATCACCGGTTCTACGACTCGTGCCGCGTATTGCCCCAGGGTGACGAAGCGCCGAACGATCTGCATTCCGCGCGCCTGGCACTGTGCGAGGCCACACGCCAGGTCATC